A stretch of DNA from uncultured Pseudodesulfovibrio sp.:
AAAGTCTGTGACAATCTCGGTAAATCGGCTACTTTCGGACGCGGAAAGCCACTCTTCCCCCAGCCTCTCTCGTTCGATCCCGAGGATGTCCATGAGTTCCCAGGTCATCCGGATCACTCTCTGCGCTTTTTCATTACCATCCAGGTAATGGCAAGTGCCGATGCGTCAGCCGCTTACCAGCACGCCGTCAGCGCCGAGGTCAAAGGCTTTGAGAATAAAATTCGGGTTAATCCGTCCGGTACACATAACGTGGATCAGTCGGATATTGGGCGGGTACTGCATCCGGCTGACTCCCGCCAAATCCGCGG
This window harbors:
- a CDS encoding hydrogenase iron-sulfur subunit; translation: MADPFNPRILMFACNWCAYSAADLAGVSRMQYPPNIRLIHVMCTGRINPNFILKAFDLGADGVLVSGURIGTCHYLDGNEKAQRVIRMTWELMDILGIERERLGEEWLSASESSRFTEIVTDFTEAIYKLGPSILKAA